GCTCACCATGCGAACGGCGGTGAGCCGGGCGTTCCGAACGCTCGACTCGCAATTCCGTGTGGGTTTCACCACCATCAACAACACCAGCGCGTCGGGGTCGAACTTCCTCAACGTCTCGGACTTCGACCAGGCCCAGAAGGACAGTTTCTACTCGAAGCTGAATGGGGCCAACCCGGGCGGCGCGACACCGCTGCGGGGCGCCTTGTCACGCGCCGGGCAGTACTTCGCGAACAAGGCGAGCGGTCAGACCGCGGACCCGGTGCAGTACGCCTGCCAGAAGAACGTCACGCTGCTGTCGACGGACGGCTACTGGAACGAATCCGGCAGCCCGAAGCAGCTGGACGGCACCACCGACATCGGGCAGCAGGACGGAGGCGGCACCGCCCGTCCGATGTACGACGGTGAAACGACCACGGTCACCACGACGACCCGGTACGACTACAACGAGACCCGGGAACGGACCGCACTGCCGGTCACGACCAGCACCTACCGCCGCTACCTGTACAGCGAGATCCCGTCCAACTGCACGGGCGGCCGACACCGCAACGTGACGCAGGAGCAGCGGCAGACGACGCAGCGTCGCGAGCAGGTGGTGCTTCAGCAGCGCCGCAGCTGCTACTACATCCGCACCAGCACCGTCGTCGACGGCGTGCCGAACTCGGACACCAACGGCACGCCGGTCTGTGGCTCCTGGACCGACCTGAACCCGGCGACGACCACCGTGCTCGATGCGGGGGCGGTGAGCCCGACGGGCTGGGCGGACCGCAACGGGCCGAGCCAGAGCAGTTGCACCTTCAACGCCGCGCCCGCCTCCCCCAGCGCCGAGGAACGCATCTCCGGCCCGTCGACCAGCGGCGCCACCTCTTACACCTACTCGCCGACGGCCCAAGGCACGGCGGTGGCCGGCACACCGAGCAGCAGCAGCAGCACGGCCAACGGGGCGACGAACACCCTGGCCGACGTGGCCATGTACTACTACAAGACGGACCTGCGCAGCGCCGAACTGGGCAATGCCATGGGTTCTCGCGGTCTCAACGTGGCGGCCAACGACAAGATCGAAGGCAGCGCCGCGGATCCCGCGACGTGGCAGCACATGAAGACCTTCACCCTCGGGTTGGGACTGGATGGTCTGCTGGGCTACACCAGCAACTACGACCAGGGCGGCTCCGCCGACTTCAACCGGCTCAAGGACGGCACCCTGAACTGGCCGACGCCGGCCAACAACACCATCAAGAACGTCGATGACCTGTGGCATGCCGCGGTCAACGGCCGAGGGAAGTACTTCAACGCGAAGGATCCGCAGGGCCTGGCACGCAGCCTGACCGATGCGCTGATCTCGATCAACGCGATCACCGGTGGCGCCTCCTCCGCGGCCACCAGCACGCTGCGGCCGGTGCAAGGTGACAACAAGATCTTCGTGGCCGAGTTCAAGTCCAGCGAATGGATCGGCGATGTGAAGGCCTACGACATCGATCCGAACACCGGGTCGGTGAACAAGAACGTCGTGCTCTGGTCGGCGCGCGACAAGCTGGGCGCCCGGGTGAGCGCGGATTCGACCAGCAGCGTCGAGTCACGGACCATCTACATGGCCGGAGGCGCCAGCGGCGGCCTGCAGCCCTTCACCCACGCCAACGCGCAGGCGACCGGCCACTTCGATGGCTTCTGCAACAAACCCGGCGTGGGCGGCGCGGCCCGACCGGGGCAATGCACCGGCGACAACTTCAACGTCGCGGCCGCCAACGACGGCGCGAACCTGGTCGCCTGGCTGCGCGGCAAGGCCAACCCGCTGTACCGACAGCGCACGGCCGTGCTGGGTGACGTCGTCAATGGTGCGCCGGTCCACTTGAGCAAGCCGAGCTTCCTGTACACGGAAAACGGGTATGGGACATTCAAGAGCCAGAAGGCGAACCGAGCGCGGACGGTCTTCTTCGGGGGCAACGACGGCATGCTCCATGCCCTCGACGCGGCCACCGGCGAGGAGCGCTGGGCGTTCGTGCCCTCGCTCATGCTGCCCAAGCTCTACCGCCTGGCTGACAGCAGCTACCCCGCGCACCACGAGTACTTCGTCGACGGCACCCCCACCATCGCCGACATCCACGTGCCCGGCGTGGGCTGGAAGACCATTCTGGTGGGCGGATTCAATGGCGGCGGTCGCGGGTACTACGCGCTCGACGTGACGGACCCGACCACCCCGCAGCTGCTGTGGGAGTTCACCGACGCCAACCTGGGCCTGAGCTTCGGCAACCCCATCATCACCAAGCGCGCCTCGGGCGAGTGGGTGGTGGTGTTCGCATCGGGCTACAACGGAACCAACCCCGGAAAGCTGTTCGTGCTCAATGCCAACACCGGCACGCCGCACACCTTCGGGGGCGTCAACCACCTGGCCACGCCCGAAGGCTTCGGCCTGGCCAAGATCAACGCCTGGATCGATTCGCCGATCGACAACACGGCACGGCGGTTCTATGGCGGCGACATGGAGGGCAACCTGTGGCGCTTCGACCTCGACCGCAGCACCTCCCCGTCCTACGCGGTCCAGAAGCTGGCCAAGTTCCAGGTCGCCAGTGCGCCGCGGCCGCAGCCCATCACCACCCGGCCCCTTCTGGGCATGGTGACGGCCAATGGCGCCGACCGCGAGGTGGTGTTCGTCGCCACCGGGCGCTACCTGGGCACGGCGGACCTGTCCGACACCTCGGTGCAGAGCATCTACGCCATTGAAGACAAAAGCGAGGTCAACGGCCTCGGCGACGTGCGTCAGGCCAACGTGCTGGTGCGACAGACCCTGGACACCGGCAGCACCGTGCGGCGGGTGACGAGCCTGAACCCGGTGGACTGGAGCCAGAAGCGCGGGTGGTACGTGGACTTGCCGGCCGGCGAACGGGTGAACGTGGACATGAGCCTGGCGTTCAACACCCTCACCGCCGGTGCCAACGTGCCCTCCGATGAGCCCTGCGCCGTCGGCGGCGACTCCTGGCTGTACGAGCTGGATGTCGCCTCGGGCGACACCAGAGGCGAGTTCAAGACCGGCGCGCTGGTGGTCGGCATGACCTCGGTGATCCTGGGCTCGAACTCGGACGGCACCGGTGGCAACCAGGGCGGCACGTACGTCAACGATTCCAAGCTGGGCATCACGCTCAAGCTGCATTCCGGCAGCAGTGGCATCGCGCAGACGCGCCGGACGGCCTGGCGGGAGCTGGCGGATTGAACTCCGCTCGACGTCTGCGCGCCTTCGTGGTCCTGTCCTTGGCCGGACACGCGGCGCTGTTGTCCGCGGTGGTCCCCGGCCCGTCGCGGGACGCGCTGAGCGTCGCCGCGGGTGCGCCGCGGGTCGTGCAACTGCGACCCGTTCCCCGTCAACCCGAGCTTGCCGTCGGCACGGCGACCGTGGAGCGGGATCCTGGTTTGGCGTCGCCGGGTCGTCCGGGGACGGCGACCCCGTCGAGGTCGGTCCGCGGTTCCTCGCCGCCCGTCGAAGCGCCGGCCCTGCCCGTGAGCGAGGTCGTCTCGGTCGCCGGACCTGCGCTGGATGGGATCTCGAGCGACGCCGTGCCGACCGTGTCGGTGGAGCCCGCGGCCTTCCTGCCTCGGTCGCTGCTCAGCGCCGGACCGGTGGCCCTCGACGAGGTGCAACTGCCTTGGCCCGAGGACGCGGCACTCGGCGGCGCGGTCGGCCTGCACCTGACCGGCACGCTGGCATTGTTCATCGACGAGTCCGGCTTCGTTCGGGAGGTGCACGCCGAGGACGACAGCCTGCCGCCCGTGTTTCGCGAGGCGGCCCGCAGTGCCTTTCTGAAAGCCCGCTTCCGGCCCGGCGAATTGGACGGGCGGCCGGTGCGCTCGCGGCTGCGGGTGGAGGTCGCCTTCGAAGCACGGGACGCCGGCGTCCCCTGGTGAGCCGCCGGCTCCGTCCGGTTGTCGGCGGACGGACAGCCCCCATGCGAGAATGACCTCGCCGTCGGCAGGGATCTGCCGCGGTGCCGGTTCTCCTTCTGGGTCGCCTTGGTCCTTGCGCCATCCGGTCGACCCACCACCCCACCACCCGAGTGCCCGACGACGCCTTCATCCGCTTCGAGCGCGTCAGCTTCGGCTACGACGCCAGCCGCCTCATCCTCCAGGGCATCGACCTCGCCTTCCCGCGTGGGAAGGTGAGCGGCATCCTGGGTGGCTCCGGGGGCGGCAAGACCACGCTGCTGCGGCTGATCGGCGGCATGGTGCGGCCCACCGCCGGCGAGGTGCGGGTGGACGGCCGGCCGGTACCGGTGGACGACCCGCAGGCGCTGTTCACCCTGCGCCGGCGCATCGGCATGCTGTTCCAGTTCGGTGCGCTGTTCACCGACCTCGACGTGTTCGAGAACGTGGCCTTTCCCTTGCGCGAGCACACCGACCTCGACGAGCCGATGGTGCGCGACATCGTGCTGATGAAGCTGCAGGCGGTGGGGCTGCGCGGCGCGGCGCGCATGAAGCTGGCGTCGCTGTCCGGCGGCATGGCTCGCCGGGTGGCGCTGGCCCGCGCCATCGCGCTCGACCCCGACCTGATGCTGTACGACGAACCCTTCACCGGGCTGGACCCGATCGCCCTCGGCGTCACCGCGCAGCTCATCCGGCGTCTGAACGACGCCACGGGCGCCACCTCGCTGGTGGTGACGCACGACGTGCAGGAGTGCTTCCAGATCTGCGACCACGTGGTGCTGCTGCTGGGCGGGCGTATCGCGGCACAGGGCCGGCCGGCCGACCTGCTGGAGTCGACCGATCCGCTGGTGCGGCAGTTCATCCGCGGCGAGCCCGACGGCCCGGTGGGCTTCCACCATCCCGCGCCGACGCTGGCGCAGGACCTGGGGCTGACCGGCTGATGTTGACGCCGCTGACCGCCCTCGGCGCCGCCACGCTGGCCTGGCTGGCCGCGCTCGGCCACGCCGCGCAGTTCTTCGTGCAGCTGCTGCGTCGGGTGCCGCTGGCCCTCGGCCGCTTCTCGCTGGTGGCGCAGCAGCTCTACGTGCTCGGCAATCGCTCGCTGACGCTGATCGGGGCGTCCGGCTTGGCGGTGGGCTTCGTGCTGGCGCTGCAGATGTACTACGCGCTGGCGACCTACGGGGCGGCGGAGCAGCTCGGCCTGGTGGTCAACCTGTCGCTCACCCGCGAGCTGGGGCCGGTGGTCGCCGCGCTGCTGTTCGCCGGGCGGGCCGGTACGTCGCTCACCGCCGAGATCGGACTCATGCGCGCGGGCGAGCAGCTGGCGGCGATGGAGATGATGGGCGTGGACCCCCGTTCGCGGGTGCTGGTGCCGCGGCTGGTGGCCGGCAGCATCGCGCTGCCGCTGCTCACCGCCTGGTTCACCGCGGTCGGCATCCTCGGCGCCTACGTCGTCGCGGTGCTGCTCATCGGCGTGGACGACGGCAACTTCTGGGCGATCATGCAGAACCGGGTCGACGTCTGGCGCGACGTCGGCAACGGCATGCTCAAGAGCGTGGTGTTCGGCGTGCTGTGCACTTACACGGCGCTCTACCAGGGGGCGCACGCGGAGGCCACGCCGGCGGGCGTGTCCTACGCCACCACCCGCGGCGTGGTGCTCGCATCGCTCGGGGTGCTGGCGATGGACTTCGTCCTCACCGCGCTGATGTTCTCCACCCCATGACACACTCCGGCCGACCATGAGTAAAAAAGGAACCGAGGCCCTGGTCGGGCTGTTCGTGCTGCTGGGCGCGCTGGCGCTGCTGTTCCTCGCCCTCAAGGCGGCCAACCTGACGCAGGGCTTCGGCCGCGGCGGCGCGGGCTACACCGTGCAGGCGCGCTTCGACAACATCGGCGGGCTCAAGGTGCGCGCGCCGGTCAAGAGCGCGGGCGTCACCGTCGGCCGGGTCACCTCGATCATGCTGGACGGCACCACCTTCCAGGGCCTGGTCACGCTCGACCTCGACAAGGCCTACCAGTTCCCGCGCGACTCGAGCGCCAAGATCCTCACCTCCGGCCTGCTCGGCGACCAGTACGTCGGCATCGAGCCCGGCGGCGACGAGAAGACCCTGGCCGCTGGCGACACCATCGCCCGCACCCAGTCCGCCATCGTGCTGGAGAACCTGATCGGGCAGTTCCTGTTCAGCAAGGCGGCCGATGCCGGCTCCACCGCGCCGGCCGCGGGAGGCAAGAAGTGAGGCGGCAGACCGTCGGCCTGCGCCTGGCGCCGCTGTTCGCCGCGCTGGTGCTCGCCGGCTGCGCCACCACCTCGCCGCGCATTACCGAGGCCGACCGCCTCGACCCGTGGGAGAACTGGAACCGCAAGGTGTTCGGCTTCAACGAGCAGCTCGACGAGGCCATCATCAAGCCGGTGGCCACCGCCTGGAAGCGGGTGGTGCCGCCCTTCGTGCGCCAGTCCTTCGGCAACTTCATCGGCAACATCCAGGACGGCTGGTCGGCGGTCAACCACTTCCTGCAGGGTAAGGGCGAAAGCGGCACCCTGATGGTGATGCGGGTGGCCACCAACACCGTGCTCGGGTTCGCCGGCATCGCCGACGTGGCGACCGAGGCCGGCCTCGAGAAGCGGCCCGAGGACTTCGGCCAGACGCTGGGCGTCTGGGGCATGGGGGGCCGGCGCGTACATCGTCTGGCCGTTGTTCGGCCCTTCGTCGGTGCGCGATTCCATCGGCCTGCCGCTGGACCTGTCCGCCTCGCCGGGCACCGTGCTCGACGTGCGACCGGCGGCCGGCTTCTTCGCGCTGCAGCTGATCAACACCCGGGCGAACTACCTCGACGCCACCCGGCTGCTCGACGACATCGCGCTCGACAAGTACAGCTTCGTGCGCGACGCCTACCTGACGCGCCGGCGCAGCCTGGTCTTCGACGGCAACCCGCCCGAGGACGAGGAGCCCGCGCCGCCGCCGGCCGCGGCCAGCGCACCGGCGCGGTAGGCCCGGCGCCGGGTGCCGGCGTTGAACCTTGGGGCGCCCCGGCGGTCGAACGGCCAGCGCCGGTCAAGCACCGGCTTTTCATTGAAGGAGTCCGAATGTTGCTGTCGTTGAAATCCCAGGGCTGGCGCCTGCTGCTGGCCGTCGCCATGACCCTGGTCGCCGCCGCCTCGTGGGCCCAGACCGCGCCGGACGCGCTGATCAAGACGCTGTCCGACGACGTCATCAACACCGTCAAGTCCGACAAGGCCATCCAGTCCGGCGACGTGCAGCGCATCAACGCGCTGGTCGACAGCAAGGTGATGCCGCACGTCGACTTCCAGCGCATGACCGCCTCGGCCGTCGGCCGCCACTGGCGCACCGCCACCCCTGAGCAGCAGCAGCGCCTGCAGACCGAGTTCAAGACCCTGCTGGTGCGCACCTACGCCGGCGCCCTGACCCAGGTCAAGGACCAGACCGTGCAGCTGAAGCCCTTCCGCGGCAACCCCGGCGACCAGGAGGTGGTGGTGCGCACCGAGGTGCGCGGTTCGGGCGACCCGATCCAGCTCGACTACCGGTTGGAGAAGGCCGGCGACGGCTGGAAGATCTACGACGTCAACGTGCTCGGCGTCTGGCTGGTCGACCAGTACCGCAACAGCTTCGCGCAGGAGATCGGCGCCAACGGCATCGACGGCCTGATCTCCAAGCTCGCCCAGCGCAACAAGGGCGCCGGCGGCGCCAAGAGCTGATGGCGCGGGCCGAGCGCCGGGCCGCTCCCGAGCCGGCCCGCATCCCCACGGGGGATCGTCCGACGCCCTCCTCGGGCGAGGGGCTCATGCCATGACCGGTGTCCTCGTGCTCCCGGCGACGGTGACCGTGCGCGAGGCGCGCGACACCCTGCGCATGCTGCGCCAGGCGCTGCGTCGCGACGGCACCGACAGCGTGGTGGTCGACGCCGCCCCCCTGCGCGACTTCGACAGCGCGGCGCTGGCGGTGCTGCTGGCCTGCCGCCGGCTGGCGCAGGACTGGGGCAAGGCCTTCACCGTGCAGGCGCCACCCGCGCAGCTGGTGTCGTTGGCCGGCCTCTACGGCGTGGACGTGCTGCTCAACCTGCGCAGCGCCGGCGTCGCCGAACACGACGACCGCAGCCCCGTGTCGGTCTAGGTTTCTTCATCCCAGGCGAAGCCGTCGCGCGCCACCAGCGCGCTGGCGGCGGCCGGTCCCCAGGTGCCGGCGGCATAGGGCTTGGGGCCCTGGCCGTCGTCCTGCCGCCAGGCGTCCAGGATGGGCTCCACCCAGCGCCAGGCCTGTTCCTGCTCGTCGCTGCGCACGAACAGGTTCAGCCGGCCGGCGATGGCGTCCAGCAGCAGCCGCTCGTAGGCGCCCACCCGCTCGGTGGGGAAGGCCTTGTCGAAGTCCAGGTCGAGCTGCACCGGCGCCAGCGCCTCGCCCGCCGCACCGCCCTTGGCCGCCATCAGGTGCAGCTCCAGCCCGTCCTCCGGCTGCAGCTTGATGACCAGCTTGTTGGCCGGCAGCGCGCCGGGGAAGATGGCATGCGGCACCGGCCGGAAGTTGACGACGATGTGCGCGTCGCGCGCCGCCAGCCGCTTGCCGGTGCGCAGGTAGAAGGGCACGCCGGCCCAGCGCCAGTTGTCGACCTCGGTGCGCAGGGCGACGAAGGTCTCGCAGCGGCTGCCCGCGGGCACCTTCTCTTCTTCGAGGTAGCCGGGCACCTTGGTGCCGTCGATGCTGCCGGCGCGGTACTGGCCGCGCACCACGTCGCGCAGCACGCTTTCGCGGGTGAAGGGCTTGAGCGAGCGCAGCACCTTGAGTTTCTCGTCGCGCACCGCGAAGGCGTCGGAGCTGGGCGGCGGCTCCATCGCGATCATGGTCAGCAGCTGCAGCGCGTGGTTCTGGATCATGTCGCGCAGCGCCCCCGTGCGGTCGTAGAAGTCGCCGCGGGTGCCCACGCCCAGGCTCTCGGCCAGCGTGATCTGGATGTTGGCGATGGCCTCGCGCCGCCACAGCGGCTCGAACAGCGCGTTGCCGAAGCGCAGCGCCATCAGGTTCTGAACCGCCGGCTTGCCCAGGTAGTGGTCGATGCGCAGCGCCTGCCGCTCGTTGAACACCGAGCGCACCACCCGGTTGATCTCCTGCGCGCTGGCCAGGTCGTGGCCGAGCGGCTTCTCGAGCACCACCCGCACCCGGTCGCCGTTGAGCCCGGCGCGGCCGAGCTGCTCGCACACCACCGGGAAGAGGTGCGGCGCCGTCGCCAGGTAGAACACCACCGTGTCGGCGTCGCGTTCGGCCAGCCAGGCGCGCAGCTTGGCGTAGTCCTTGGGCTGCGACAGGTCCATCGGGCGGTAGTGCAGCCGCTCGGCGAAGCGCGACCACTCCTCGGCCGACGGCCGCTTGCCCGGGTCCACCTCCTGCAGCCGCTCGCCCATCAGCCGGCGGTAGTGCTCGTCGTCGCGGTCGTCGCGCGCCACGCCGAGGATGCGCCCGCCGGGCGGCAGCTTGCCGTGGCGGTGGGCCTGGAACAGCGCCGGCATGAGCTTGCGCCAGGCCAGGTCGCCGGTGCCGCCGAAGAGGACGAGGTCGAAGGACATGCGGGTGCAGGCGAGGGGCGTGGGTGGGAGCGGTCATCATGCCGCAAGCCCGATGCCCGCCCGGCGACGCCGGCGCCGACGCGGGCACGACTTCCGCTTGCCAGCGGGCCGACGGCACCGCCACCGGCTTGCTCTAATCGCGGTTGCGCGCCGCGCGACCCTTGAAGCACCGCCCAACGCCATGAACCAGCTCGAACAGCTCAAGCAGCACACCACCGTCGTCGCCGACACCGGCAACTTCAAGGAGCTCGCGGCCTTCGCGCCGCAGGACGCCACCACCAACCCGTCGCTCATCCTGAAGGCGGTGCAGCAGCCGGACTACGCGCCGCTGCTGGCCGAGGCCGTCGCCGCCCACCGCGGCGAGCCGCTGGACCGCGTGGTCGACGAGGTGCTGGTGCGCTTCGGCAGCGAGATCCTGAAGGTGGTGCCCGGTCGGGTGAGCACCGAGGTCGACGCACGTCTGTCCTTCGACACCGCCGCCACGGTGGCGCGGGCGCACCGGTTGATCGAGCTGTACGAACGCGCCGGCACCGACCGCGGCCGGGTGCTGATCAAGATCGCCGCCACCTGGGAAGGCATCCAGGCGGCCAAGGCGCTGGAGCACGAGGGCATCCACTGCAACCTGACGCTCGTCTTCGCCTTCGTGCAGGCGCTGGCCTGCGGCGAGGCCGGCGTGAAGCTGATCTCGCCCTTCGTCGGCCGCATCTACGACTGGCACAAGAAGGCCGCCGGCGCGGCGTGGGACGAGGCGGCCCACGCCGGACCGAACGATCCCGGCGTGCAGTCGGTGCGCCGCATCTGGCGCTACTTCAAGAAGTTCGGCGTCGAGACCGAGGTCATGGGCGCCAGCTTCCGCAACACCGGGCAGATCCTGGCCCTGGCCGGCTGCGACCTGCTCACCATCAGCCCGGACCTGCTGGCCAGGCTGCAGCAGGCCGAGGGGCCGGTGCCGCGCCAGCTCGACGCGGCCGAGGCCCAGGCCGACGGCGACCTGCACGCCGTGCTGTTCAACGAGGCCGGCTTCCGCTGGGCGCTGAACGAGGACGCCATGGCCAGCGACAAGCTGGCCGAGGGCATCCGCGCCTTCGCCGCCGATGCGGTGAAGCTGGACAAGCTGATCGAGGGCCTGCAATGAGCTTCCGTCGCTGTGACGAAACCGTCGCGTGGACCGCGCTGCAGGGCCACTTCGAGGCCCATGGCCGCGAGCTCGACCTGCGCGAAGCCTTCGCCCGCGACCCGGGCCGCTTCGACGCTTTCGGACTGGAGGCGCCGCACTGGTTCGCCGACCTGTCGAAGAACCGCTGGGACATCGCCACCCGCCGGCTGCTGCTGGAGCTGGCGCGCGAGTGCGGCCTGGAAGCCCGGCGCGACGCCATGCTGCGCGGCGAGCCCATCAACAGCACCGAGGGCCGCGCCGTGCTGCACACCGCGCTGCGCGCGCCGGCCGGGCAGGGCCTGTTCAGCACCGAGGTGCAGGGCGTGCTGACGCCGCTGCTGGCCTTTGCCGAAGAGGTGCGCGACACCGCGGCCAGCGGCATCACCGACGTCGTCAACATCGGCATCGGCGGCTCCGACCTCGGGCCGCAGATGGTGGTGCCGGCGCTCGACGCGTTCGTGCACCCGGGCCTGAGGCTGCACTTCGTCTCCAACGTCGACGGCCACGACATCGAGCCGGTGCTGCGGCGGCTGGTGCCGGCGCGCACGCTGTTCATCGTCGCCTCCAAGACCTTCACCACGCAGGAGACCATGGCCAACGCGCAGGTGGCACGCGACTGGTTCCTGCAGCAGGGCGGCGACGATGTGGCCCGGCACTTCGTGGCCACCACCACCAACGTGAAGGCGGCCGCGGCCTTCGGCATCGACCGCACCTTCGGCTTCTGGGACTGGGTGGGCGGCCGCTACTCGCTGTGGTCGGCCATCGGCCTGCCCATCGCCATCGCCATCGGCGAGAACCACTTCCGCGACCTGCTGGCCGGCGCCCATGCCATGGACCGCCACTTCGCCGAGGCGCCGCTGGAGGCCAACCTGCCGGCCCAGCTCGGCCTGCTCGACGTCTGGTACCGCAACTTCCACGGCTTCGGCAGCCGCTGCGTCGCGCCCTACCACCAGGGCCTGAAGCGCCTGCCGGCCTACCTGCAGCAGCTGGAGATGGAGTCCAACGGCAAGTGCGTGGACGCCGACGGCCGGCCGCTGCCCTTCGCCACCAGCCCGGTGGTGTGGGGCGAGCCGGGCACCAACGGCCAGCACGCCTTCTTCCAGATGCTGCACCAGGGCACCGACGTCATCCCGGTGGAGTTCATCCTGGCCCGCCGGCCCACCCACGGCCATGCCGACCTGCAGGCCAAGCTGATGGCCAACGGCCTGGCGCAGGCGCAGGCGCTGATGCTGGGCAAGACGGCCGACCAGGCGCTGGCCGAGAAGGCGCCCACCGCCGCGCCGGGTCTGGACCCGCAGGTGCTGGCCCGCCACCGCAGCTTCCCCGGCAACCGGCCGAGCACCACGCTGCTGACCGAGCAGCTGACGCCCGCGGCGCTGGGCGCGCTCATCGCGCTGTACGAGCACCGCGTCTTCACCAGCGGCGCGCTGTGGGGCATCAACTCCTTCGACCAATGGGGCGTGGAGCTGGGCAAGGCGCTGGCCGGCGACCTGCTGCCGCGGCTGGCCTCGGGTGACGTGGCCGGTCTCGACGCCTCGACCGCCGGGCTGCTGAAGCGCCTGCGAGGTGAGTGAGTCGATGCGGACCGTCGTCTTCGACCTCGGGGCCGTCGTCTACCGCTTCCGCCCTGCGGTGCTGATGGCGCAGTGCTTCCCGGACCATGCGAGCACGCCCGAACTCGCCGTCGAGTGGGCGCAGCGCTTCTTCCTCGGCTTCGGCGGCGACTGGGGCGAGTTCGACCGCGGCACGGTGGAGGTGCCGGACCTCATCGACCGGCTGGCCCGGCGCACCGGCCTGCCGCGCGACGGCGTGCTGGCGCTGGTCGAACGGGCGGTGATGGCCGAACTGCAGCCGCTGCCCGACACGGTGGCACTGATCGACCGGTTGGCGGCGGCCGGCCACCGGCTGCTCTTCCTGTCCAACATGCCCAAGCCCTATGCCGAGGCGCTGGAGCGCGACAGCCCGGTGCTGCGCCGCTTCGAGGGCGGCGTCTTCTCGTCGCGGGTGGGCTGGCTGAAGCCGGAGCCGCAGATCTTCGATCACATGACCGAGCGCTTCGCGCTCGACGGCGCGCGCACGGTGTTCCTCGACGACGTGCTGGCCAACGTCGAGGCGGCGCGTCGTGCCG
The sequence above is a segment of the Aquabacterium sp. J223 genome. Coding sequences within it:
- a CDS encoding pilus assembly protein, with product MTAARRSLNGKQALAALLASCIACQGVVASTVDLANVPLFTSSNALVKPNLLFVLDDSGSMDFNYLPDIAGDVTSAAARLSAQCNGLAYNPAVTYQLPLASNGVEVAAGTLPTAFLRDAGTAQAPTATTVAISSGGTLTFSFNTSSNLFSVGDAVTVYQNGDTNRWMIGTITGWTTSGNPRTLTMQVTGSLGSGDLSNIRVQVGSPARTYYRYVGALTPALGYTYTASGAPVTTTDFYRECSGATGTGNFQQVIVAADAAEAQNYANWYTYHRKRMLTMRTAVSRAFRTLDSQFRVGFTTINNTSASGSNFLNVSDFDQAQKDSFYSKLNGANPGGATPLRGALSRAGQYFANKASGQTADPVQYACQKNVTLLSTDGYWNESGSPKQLDGTTDIGQQDGGGTARPMYDGETTTVTTTTRYDYNETRERTALPVTTSTYRRYLYSEIPSNCTGGRHRNVTQEQRQTTQRREQVVLQQRRSCYYIRTSTVVDGVPNSDTNGTPVCGSWTDLNPATTTVLDAGAVSPTGWADRNGPSQSSCTFNAAPASPSAEERISGPSTSGATSYTYSPTAQGTAVAGTPSSSSSTANGATNTLADVAMYYYKTDLRSAELGNAMGSRGLNVAANDKIEGSAADPATWQHMKTFTLGLGLDGLLGYTSNYDQGGSADFNRLKDGTLNWPTPANNTIKNVDDLWHAAVNGRGKYFNAKDPQGLARSLTDALISINAITGGASSAATSTLRPVQGDNKIFVAEFKSSEWIGDVKAYDIDPNTGSVNKNVVLWSARDKLGARVSADSTSSVESRTIYMAGGASGGLQPFTHANAQATGHFDGFCNKPGVGGAARPGQCTGDNFNVAAANDGANLVAWLRGKANPLYRQRTAVLGDVVNGAPVHLSKPSFLYTENGYGTFKSQKANRARTVFFGGNDGMLHALDAATGEERWAFVPSLMLPKLYRLADSSYPAHHEYFVDGTPTIADIHVPGVGWKTILVGGFNGGGRGYYALDVTDPTTPQLLWEFTDANLGLSFGNPIITKRASGEWVVVFASGYNGTNPGKLFVLNANTGTPHTFGGVNHLATPEGFGLAKINAWIDSPIDNTARRFYGGDMEGNLWRFDLDRSTSPSYAVQKLAKFQVASAPRPQPITTRPLLGMVTANGADREVVFVATGRYLGTADLSDTSVQSIYAIEDKSEVNGLGDVRQANVLVRQTLDTGSTVRRVTSLNPVDWSQKRGWYVDLPAGERVNVDMSLAFNTLTAGANVPSDEPCAVGGDSWLYELDVASGDTRGEFKTGALVVGMTSVILGSNSDGTGGNQGGTYVNDSKLGITLKLHSGSSGIAQTRRTAWRELAD
- a CDS encoding energy transducer TonB, translating into MSEVVSVAGPALDGISSDAVPTVSVEPAAFLPRSLLSAGPVALDEVQLPWPEDAALGGAVGLHLTGTLALFIDESGFVREVHAEDDSLPPVFREAARSAFLKARFRPGELDGRPVRSRLRVEVAFEARDAGVPW
- a CDS encoding ABC transporter ATP-binding protein, with translation MPDDAFIRFERVSFGYDASRLILQGIDLAFPRGKVSGILGGSGGGKTTLLRLIGGMVRPTAGEVRVDGRPVPVDDPQALFTLRRRIGMLFQFGALFTDLDVFENVAFPLREHTDLDEPMVRDIVLMKLQAVGLRGAARMKLASLSGGMARRVALARAIALDPDLMLYDEPFTGLDPIALGVTAQLIRRLNDATGATSLVVTHDVQECFQICDHVVLLLGGRIAAQGRPADLLESTDPLVRQFIRGEPDGPVGFHHPAPTLAQDLGLTG
- the mlaE gene encoding lipid asymmetry maintenance ABC transporter permease subunit MlaE, encoding MLTPLTALGAATLAWLAALGHAAQFFVQLLRRVPLALGRFSLVAQQLYVLGNRSLTLIGASGLAVGFVLALQMYYALATYGAAEQLGLVVNLSLTRELGPVVAALLFAGRAGTSLTAEIGLMRAGEQLAAMEMMGVDPRSRVLVPRLVAGSIALPLLTAWFTAVGILGAYVVAVLLIGVDDGNFWAIMQNRVDVWRDVGNGMLKSVVFGVLCTYTALYQGAHAEATPAGVSYATTRGVVLASLGVLAMDFVLTALMFSTP
- the mlaD gene encoding outer membrane lipid asymmetry maintenance protein MlaD yields the protein MSKKGTEALVGLFVLLGALALLFLALKAANLTQGFGRGGAGYTVQARFDNIGGLKVRAPVKSAGVTVGRVTSIMLDGTTFQGLVTLDLDKAYQFPRDSSAKILTSGLLGDQYVGIEPGGDEKTLAAGDTIARTQSAIVLENLIGQFLFSKAADAGSTAPAAGGKK
- a CDS encoding phospholipid-binding protein MlaC; the encoded protein is MLLSLKSQGWRLLLAVAMTLVAAASWAQTAPDALIKTLSDDVINTVKSDKAIQSGDVQRINALVDSKVMPHVDFQRMTASAVGRHWRTATPEQQQRLQTEFKTLLVRTYAGALTQVKDQTVQLKPFRGNPGDQEVVVRTEVRGSGDPIQLDYRLEKAGDGWKIYDVNVLGVWLVDQYRNSFAQEIGANGIDGLISKLAQRNKGAGGAKS
- a CDS encoding lipid asymmetry maintenance protein MlaB yields the protein MTGVLVLPATVTVREARDTLRMLRQALRRDGTDSVVVDAAPLRDFDSAALAVLLACRRLAQDWGKAFTVQAPPAQLVSLAGLYGVDVLLNLRSAGVAEHDDRSPVSV